The genomic window ATCAAGATTTTTACTTACTTCAACATATTTTCCACCTTCTGTAAAATCTCCTGTTAATTTTAAAGATGGTTTTCCATTGTACTTAACATTATCATCAATAATAAGTTGACCTTTTGCTCCTTTAAATTCAAGACCAAGTCCAATTTTCCATCCATAAAGTTCCTTGTCTTTTTCAAATAAATCAATCTTTTCAGCGGAAAACAAAAAAGTACAAAAAATAAATATTATCAACCATTTTTTCATCATTCCTCCTTTAAAAGGATAACGCACCTCTTTTTTTACTATATTTTACTGCCGGTGCACTATGCTTTCATTATATCTTTTTTCCTTAAAAATTTTTTAACTATTGTCGTGGCATTTTAAGGTCTGAATAACCAGCCCTCCAGCATCCGTATGGGTTATCATTTCTTATTCTAACAGCATCAAATAAAGACATCCATTCAACATGACCATCTAAAAATGCTACATTCCCACCACCATTATGTCTGTTTGAAATATATCTTGTGGGATTATTGTTATCGTTCCAGTAAGTACATATTGGACACCATATAGTAGAAGCAGCAGTAGTTTCAGGTGTTTGGGAAAGTTGTTTCACTGTGGCCCAGTAAATTGGGACTCCACTATCTCTGTTTGATGTGTTCCCATGTGGTGGAAAACAACAGGCATCTGCAACAAGCATAAGTTTAGCATGATACTTATTCGGAATTCTTGATAGTTTTATAAATATTCTGTTTGAACTCCAGTAAAATCCATAATGAATATTACTTCCTGATATAGAACCAGTTAGAACGCCATAACCATAAGTTCCACCCCATCCAATTTTACTATCAAGAACAGAAGGGCATCTCCATACACCCTGTTTACTCTTTGGCATATTATATGTCTGGAATGTTTTTGTACCTGTATATTTTGCTATTTTATGCGCCCAGAGTTGAACATTTGGCCAAACAGTCCACCAGTCACCTGTATAACTATCTCCATAAGGTGGCAAATAATCATCCCAGTCCTGTGCATACATATGAAAAGCAAGAGCAATTTCCTTTAAATTACTCATACAGACCGCTTGTCTTGCTTTTTCTCTTGCTTTACTCAAAGCAGGCATAAGCATAGCAGCAAGAATCGCTATTATCGCAACTACTACTAACAACTCAATTAATGTAAATCCTTTCTTTTTCATTTTGCACCTCCTTTTTTCATTTTGAATTCTCTTTTTTCTTAACTCTAACTTTTTCATTTTGTTCCTCCTCTTTTAATTGTTTACAGGAATTTCTCTCTATAAGTTCTGTTTTAAATATAATTTTTTTAGGTCCGCTTTTATCTCCGTTTATCCTTGAAATCAATATTCTTGCTGCCTCCTCTCCCATTTCTCTTTTTTTCTGATTAATAGTTGTTAAAGGTGGATTTAAAGAAGAGGTGAAAGGTAAATTATCATATCCAATAACAGATAAATCATCTGGAATATTCAGTCCGAGTTCAAAACATGCTCTATATATACCAATTGCTATTGCTTCGTTACATGCAAATATTGCTGTTGGTGGTTCTTTTAAATGTAATAAATCCATCGTATTGTTATATCCTGCTTCTTCATACTGTAATTCTGCAAAACTTCTTCTTACAAGTAATGGATCAAAGATAATATCATACTCTTGAAGTGCCTTTTTATATCCCTCTAATCTATCTCTTACCGTATTTGCATTTATTCCAAGAATTATCCCTATTCTTTTATGTCCAAGTGAAATTAAATATTTCGTGGCAATATAACCACCTTCTACATTATCAGAAGAAATATAATCAAAATCAATTCCCTCTATTTTTCTATCAACAAATATAACAGGAATATTCTGTCTTTGAAGTTCAGAAAATATTTCATTATCAATTACAGTTCTATTTACTTCTGTCGGAGTGATAATTATTCCTCTGACACCTCTTTCCATATATTCTTTAAGAAATCTTTTTTCTCTTTCTACAATGTTATAGCTTACAGAAATAACCATATGATAACCATAACTTGATAATACACTTTCTATTCCTGTGAAAATTTCTGCAAAAAATGGATTCCCAACCATTTCAGTAAATATAAGTCCAACAAGTTTTTCATCTCTTTTTATCTCTTCTCTTTTTTCTTTTACAAAAGTACCTTTACCCGGAATACCCTCAAGGTATCCTTCTTTTACAAGTTCTCCAAGTGCCTGTCTGACAACAATATTACTTACATTATAAATTTTTGAAAGTTCTGAAATTGAAGGAATTTTATCTCCAACTTTATATTCACCTTTTTCTATCTTTTTTAAAATTTCCTCTTTTATCTGCTTGTAAAATGGTATATTATTTCTTTCCATCTCTCATCCTTTCTAAAATCTCTTATGTAAACTTTGTATACATTATTATACACATTCATTTTATTTTGTCAAGTCAATTTATAAAACATTTATTTCAACCATTTTATTTTTTTCTTTTTGATTATTCAGAGTTTCAATTAAAGCAACTATATTTTCAACAGGTACA from bacterium includes these protein-coding regions:
- a CDS encoding GntR family transcriptional regulator, encoding MERNNIPFYKQIKEEILKKIEKGEYKVGDKIPSISELSKIYNVSNIVVRQALGELVKEGYLEGIPGKGTFVKEKREEIKRDEKLVGLIFTEMVGNPFFAEIFTGIESVLSSYGYHMVISVSYNIVEREKRFLKEYMERGVRGIIITPTEVNRTVIDNEIFSELQRQNIPVIFVDRKIEGIDFDYISSDNVEGGYIATKYLISLGHKRIGIILGINANTVRDRLEGYKKALQEYDIIFDPLLVRRSFAELQYEEAGYNNTMDLLHLKEPPTAIFACNEAIAIGIYRACFELGLNIPDDLSVIGYDNLPFTSSLNPPLTTINQKKREMGEEAARILISRINGDKSGPKKIIFKTELIERNSCKQLKEEEQNEKVRVKKKENSK
- a CDS encoding DUF1559 domain-containing protein, yielding MKKKGFTLIELLVVVAIIAILAAMLMPALSKAREKARQAVCMSNLKEIALAFHMYAQDWDDYLPPYGDSYTGDWWTVWPNVQLWAHKIAKYTGTKTFQTYNMPKSKQGVWRCPSVLDSKIGWGGTYGYGVLTGSISGSNIHYGFYWSSNRIFIKLSRIPNKYHAKLMLVADACCFPPHGNTSNRDSGVPIYWATVKQLSQTPETTAASTIWCPICTYWNDNNNPTRYISNRHNGGGNVAFLDGHVEWMSLFDAVRIRNDNPYGCWRAGYSDLKMPRQ